A single genomic interval of Agromyces cerinus harbors:
- a CDS encoding Rv3654c family TadE-like protein translates to MRRAPATDAPRPGAGARALEHDGAVEAGGAEAGGAESGAASVLAIGIIGAMTALAVALLALLGVFVVSQRAANAADAAALAAADAMSGAVPGVPCRLAGAIAARNGARLDGCGGDGATASVTVVVDAVPGFAITASARAGPPEWPGAAPP, encoded by the coding sequence ATGCGCCGGGCACCCGCGACCGATGCGCCCCGCCCGGGCGCTGGCGCACGCGCCCTCGAGCACGACGGAGCAGTCGAAGCGGGCGGAGCCGAAGCGGGCGGAGCTGAATCGGGTGCCGCATCCGTGCTCGCGATCGGCATCATCGGCGCGATGACCGCGCTCGCCGTGGCGCTGCTCGCACTACTCGGTGTCTTCGTCGTGTCTCAGCGTGCGGCGAACGCCGCCGATGCCGCCGCGCTCGCCGCTGCCGACGCCATGTCGGGTGCCGTCCCGGGCGTGCCGTGCCGACTCGCGGGCGCCATCGCCGCGCGCAACGGTGCACGGCTCGACGGCTGCGGGGGCGACGGCGCCACGGCATCCGTCACCGTCGTCGTCGATGCGGTGCCGGGGTTCGCGATCACGGCCTCGGCACGCGCCGGACCGCCCGAGTGGCCGGGCGCGGCGCCGCCGTGA
- the topA gene encoding type I DNA topoisomerase has translation MSGAKKLVIVESPTKMKSIAQYLGDGYEVLSSVGHIRDLIEPKNLPPELKKGPLGKFSVDVDNGFEPYYVVSDSKKKTVAELKRALKGADELLLATDEDREGEAIAWHLLQELKPKVPVRRMVFHEITKEAIEKAKDNTRDLDTALVDAQETRRILDRIYGYEISPVLWRKVGPGLSAGRVQSAATRLVVDRERERLAFVAAGYWDLAGRFSAEASDTATSFEAKLVRLGGERVATGRDFDDAGTLKSKAVVLDEATAAALVTALADDAVPRTVSKVESKPYSRRPAAPFTTSTLQQESARKLRLSARDTMRVAQSLYENGYITYMRTDSSSLSQQAITAARAQATALYGADSIPDKPRVYAGKSKNAQEAHEAIRPSGEVFRTPAELQSVLRGSEFKLYDLIWKRTVASQMADAKGQTATVTIEVGPTATDAAAPAEASAPVGGTIAEFTASGTVITFRGFLAAYEESRDEERNAEETPGEAKLPPLKEGQSLAMADLEAKGHETSPPPRYTEASLVKRLEELGIGRPSTFASIISTIIDRGYVTQRGQALVPSWIAFSVVRLLEEHFGDLVEYDFTAEMEDDLDHIAAGEADRVDWLSSFYFGSDKHRGLRQVVDNLGEIDAREINSVQIAPDITLRIGKYGPYLEIVEEGAAPDATPRRVNLPEGLAPDELTEAKARELIDAPVQEARVLGVNPENGKEVVVKDGRFGPYVTELDPEPVAAPEAEAAATVDPATGEVIDAAKPKAKRAAKKPPAEKPRTASLFKSMQVAEIDFETALRLLNLPRVVGVDPETEVEITAQNGRYGPYLKKGADTRTLPSEDAIFEIGLDGALELFAQPKYGGRAASSALKEFEADPVSGKPIKVKDGRFGPYVTDGTTNATIPRAESVEDITFERAVELLQIKRDKGPAAPRAKKAPAKKAPAAKKTPAKKAPAKKAPAKKAATEQ, from the coding sequence GTGTCAGGCGCGAAAAAACTGGTCATCGTCGAGTCGCCCACCAAGATGAAGTCGATCGCCCAATACCTGGGCGACGGCTACGAAGTGCTGTCGTCCGTCGGACACATCCGCGATCTCATCGAGCCCAAGAACCTGCCGCCCGAGCTCAAGAAGGGCCCGCTCGGCAAGTTCTCCGTCGACGTCGACAACGGCTTCGAGCCGTACTACGTGGTCTCCGACTCCAAGAAGAAGACCGTCGCGGAACTGAAGCGCGCGCTGAAGGGTGCCGACGAACTCCTGCTCGCAACCGATGAGGACCGCGAGGGCGAGGCCATCGCGTGGCACCTGCTGCAGGAGCTGAAGCCGAAGGTGCCGGTGCGTCGCATGGTCTTCCACGAGATCACGAAAGAGGCCATCGAGAAGGCGAAGGACAACACCCGCGACCTCGACACCGCACTCGTCGACGCGCAGGAGACCCGGCGCATCCTCGACCGCATCTACGGCTACGAGATCTCGCCGGTGCTCTGGCGCAAGGTCGGCCCCGGCCTGTCCGCAGGACGCGTGCAGTCCGCCGCCACCCGCCTCGTCGTCGACCGCGAGCGCGAGCGCCTCGCGTTCGTCGCGGCGGGGTACTGGGACCTCGCGGGGCGCTTCTCGGCCGAGGCATCCGACACCGCGACCTCGTTCGAGGCGAAGCTCGTGCGCCTCGGCGGCGAACGCGTCGCGACCGGCCGCGACTTCGACGACGCCGGAACGCTGAAGAGCAAGGCCGTCGTGCTCGACGAGGCGACCGCCGCTGCGCTCGTCACCGCGCTCGCCGACGACGCCGTCCCGCGCACCGTCTCCAAGGTCGAGTCGAAGCCGTACTCGCGTCGCCCGGCAGCACCGTTCACGACGTCGACGCTGCAGCAGGAATCCGCCCGCAAGCTCCGTCTCTCGGCCCGCGACACCATGCGCGTGGCGCAGTCGCTCTACGAGAACGGCTACATCACTTATATGCGCACCGACTCGTCGTCGTTGTCGCAGCAGGCGATCACCGCCGCCCGGGCCCAGGCGACCGCGCTCTACGGAGCCGACTCGATCCCCGACAAGCCCCGCGTCTACGCCGGCAAGTCGAAGAACGCGCAGGAGGCCCACGAGGCCATCCGCCCGTCGGGCGAGGTGTTCCGCACGCCCGCCGAACTGCAGAGCGTGCTGCGCGGCAGCGAGTTCAAGCTCTACGACCTGATCTGGAAGCGCACGGTCGCCTCGCAGATGGCCGATGCGAAGGGTCAGACGGCCACGGTCACGATCGAGGTCGGGCCGACGGCGACGGATGCCGCCGCGCCCGCCGAGGCATCGGCACCGGTCGGCGGTACCATCGCCGAGTTCACCGCGAGCGGCACGGTCATCACCTTCCGCGGCTTCCTCGCGGCGTACGAAGAGAGCCGTGACGAGGAGCGCAACGCCGAGGAGACGCCCGGTGAGGCGAAGCTGCCCCCGCTGAAGGAGGGCCAGTCGCTCGCGATGGCCGACCTCGAGGCCAAGGGCCACGAGACGTCCCCGCCGCCGCGCTACACCGAGGCGAGCCTCGTGAAGCGACTCGAGGAACTCGGCATCGGCCGGCCCTCGACGTTCGCCTCGATCATCTCCACGATCATCGACCGCGGCTACGTGACGCAGCGCGGGCAGGCCCTCGTGCCGAGCTGGATCGCGTTCTCGGTCGTGCGACTGCTCGAAGAGCACTTCGGCGACCTCGTGGAGTACGACTTCACCGCCGAGATGGAGGACGACCTCGACCACATCGCCGCCGGCGAGGCCGACCGCGTCGACTGGCTGTCGAGCTTCTACTTCGGCTCCGACAAGCACCGGGGTCTGCGGCAGGTCGTCGACAACCTCGGCGAGATCGACGCCCGCGAGATCAACTCGGTGCAGATCGCGCCCGACATCACGCTGCGCATCGGCAAGTACGGCCCCTACCTCGAGATCGTCGAGGAGGGCGCTGCGCCCGACGCGACGCCTCGGCGGGTGAACCTTCCCGAGGGCCTCGCCCCCGACGAGCTCACCGAGGCGAAGGCCCGCGAGCTCATCGACGCGCCCGTGCAGGAAGCGCGCGTGCTCGGCGTGAACCCCGAGAACGGCAAGGAGGTCGTCGTGAAGGACGGCCGCTTCGGCCCGTACGTCACCGAGCTCGACCCCGAGCCCGTCGCGGCTCCCGAGGCCGAGGCCGCGGCGACCGTCGACCCGGCGACCGGCGAGGTGATCGACGCGGCGAAGCCGAAGGCCAAGCGCGCCGCGAAGAAGCCCCCGGCCGAGAAGCCGCGCACCGCATCGCTCTTCAAGAGCATGCAGGTCGCCGAGATCGACTTCGAGACCGCCCTGAGGCTCCTGAACCTGCCGCGCGTCGTGGGCGTCGACCCCGAGACCGAGGTCGAGATCACCGCGCAGAACGGCCGCTACGGCCCGTACCTGAAGAAGGGCGCCGACACACGCACCCTGCCGAGCGAGGATGCGATCTTCGAGATCGGCCTCGACGGGGCGCTCGAACTCTTCGCCCAGCCGAAGTACGGCGGCCGCGCCGCGTCGAGCGCGCTGAAGGAGTTCGAGGCCGACCCGGTCAGCGGCAAGCCGATCAAGGTGAAGGACGGCCGTTTCGGGCCGTACGTCACCGACGGCACCACGAACGCGACCATCCCGCGCGCCGAGTCGGTCGAAGACATCACCTTCGAGCGTGCCGTCGAGCTGCTGCAGATCAAGCGCGACAAGGGTCCCGCGGCGCCGCGTGCCAAGAAGGCTCCTGCCAAGAAGGCCCCCGCGGCGAAGAAGACGCCCGCGAAGAAGGCGCCTGCGAAGAAGGCTCCCGCGAAGAAGGCGGCGACCGAGCAGTGA
- the tmk gene encoding dTMP kinase has product MSDGLFITLEGGDGSGKTTQAELLGAWLVESGRTVVRTREPGGTEVGVEVREIVLHHRGDIAPRAEALLYAADRAHHVATVVRPALARGEVVIQDRYIDSSVAYQGAGRVLDAEAVRGLSEWATEGLVPDLTILLDLDAASARTRLDDARTRYDRLEAEASEFHDRVRNAYLEIAAAEPARFLVVDAARPVEEIAAAIRDRVVGLL; this is encoded by the coding sequence GTGAGCGACGGACTCTTCATCACCCTCGAGGGCGGCGACGGGTCCGGAAAGACGACCCAGGCCGAACTGCTCGGCGCCTGGCTGGTCGAGTCCGGGCGCACCGTCGTGCGCACGCGCGAGCCCGGCGGCACCGAGGTGGGCGTCGAGGTGCGCGAGATCGTGCTGCACCATCGCGGCGACATCGCGCCCCGCGCCGAGGCGCTGCTCTACGCCGCCGACCGCGCGCACCACGTCGCGACCGTCGTGCGGCCGGCGCTCGCCCGCGGCGAGGTCGTCATCCAGGACCGCTACATCGACTCCTCGGTGGCCTACCAGGGCGCCGGGCGAGTGCTCGACGCCGAGGCCGTGCGGGGTCTCTCCGAGTGGGCGACCGAGGGGCTCGTGCCCGACCTGACGATCCTGCTCGATCTCGATGCCGCGTCGGCGCGCACCCGCCTCGACGATGCGCGCACGCGCTACGACCGGCTGGAGGCCGAGGCATCCGAGTTCCACGACCGGGTCCGCAACGCGTACCTCGAGATCGCGGCGGCGGAGCCCGCCCGCTTCCTCGTCGTCGACGCGGCGCGGCCGGTCGAGGAGATCGCCGCGGCGATCCGCGACCGAGTGGTCGGGCTGCTCTGA
- a CDS encoding DNA polymerase III subunit delta': protein MSVWSELTGQDAAIALFRAAAESAEAGAGSAGSSAQQMTHSWLVTGPPGSGRSNLAYAFATALISGTADGDERTQAQVDARSHPDLHVLATEGVIIKRDDVRDIVRRSHYAPSIGRHRVIIVEDADRMTEQTSNFLLKELEEPPERTVWILCAPSEADLIPTIRSRVRSVRLQVPSIADVAALLERRDGVDPVLAERAARESQSHIGMAHRLATNEEARRRRSETLELALAVRSASGAVTTAARFIEIAGEDAKAIGELRDAEERASALHSLGVAPGQAVPNALRPQLKALEDDQKRRATRSLRDGIDRILVDLASLYRDILLIQLHADVPLVNRELEAGMQRAAASAAPARTLATLDAIQQARTRIDGNVSPALALEAMLVSAIRRPSTERGAA from the coding sequence GTGAGCGTGTGGAGTGAGCTGACGGGGCAGGACGCCGCGATCGCGCTCTTCCGCGCCGCGGCCGAATCTGCCGAAGCCGGAGCCGGGTCCGCGGGCTCGAGCGCGCAGCAGATGACCCACTCGTGGCTCGTCACGGGCCCGCCCGGATCGGGGCGTTCGAACCTCGCGTACGCCTTCGCGACCGCGCTCATCTCGGGCACGGCCGACGGCGACGAACGAACGCAGGCGCAGGTCGATGCGCGCAGCCACCCCGACCTGCACGTGCTCGCCACCGAGGGCGTCATCATCAAGCGCGACGACGTGCGCGACATCGTGCGCCGCTCGCACTACGCGCCGTCGATCGGCCGGCACCGGGTCATCATCGTCGAAGACGCCGACCGCATGACCGAGCAGACCTCGAACTTCCTGCTGAAGGAGCTCGAAGAGCCGCCCGAGCGCACGGTATGGATCCTGTGCGCACCGAGCGAGGCCGACCTCATCCCGACCATCCGCTCCCGCGTGCGCTCGGTGCGCCTGCAGGTGCCGAGCATCGCGGATGTCGCAGCACTCCTCGAACGCCGCGACGGCGTCGACCCCGTGCTCGCCGAGCGCGCCGCCCGCGAGTCGCAGAGCCACATCGGCATGGCGCACCGGCTCGCGACCAACGAGGAGGCGCGGCGACGCCGATCCGAGACGCTCGAACTCGCCCTCGCCGTGCGATCCGCGTCGGGAGCGGTGACGACCGCCGCACGCTTCATCGAGATCGCAGGTGAAGACGCCAAGGCGATCGGCGAACTGCGCGACGCGGAGGAGCGCGCGAGCGCCCTGCACTCGCTCGGCGTGGCTCCCGGCCAGGCGGTGCCCAACGCGCTGCGACCGCAGCTGAAGGCGCTCGAAGACGACCAGAAGCGCCGCGCCACCCGAAGCCTCCGCGACGGCATCGACCGCATCCTCGTCGACCTCGCGTCGCTCTACCGCGACATCCTGCTCATCCAGCTCCACGCCGACGTGCCGCTCGTCAACCGGGAGCTCGAGGCGGGCATGCAGCGCGCCGCGGCATCCGCGGCGCCTGCTCGAACGCTCGCGACGCTCGACGCGATCCAGCAGGCGCGCACCCGCATCGACGGCAACGTCTCGCCGGCGCTCGCGCTCGAGGCGATGCTGGTCTCCGCCATCCGACGACCGTCCACAGAACGAGGGGCTGCATGA
- a CDS encoding alpha/beta hydrolase, with product MIDTTTARRRRRPEPVEGMPRGTRAVAIVGALAALLALSGCVPAFLNPQQPVSTPTGEEVSADLEPFYTQVLKWERCGDGMGCTTAKAPLDWSDPSAGETELALVRHVATGEKLGSLLVNPGGPGGSGYDFVMDSLDYAVGQPLQERFDVVGFDPRGVGRSSGVACYDAPEMDEYLYGITPGVRGSDEWIAEVESTERAFGEACAENTGPLLGNVDTESAARDMDLLRAILGDEELNYLGFSYGTFLGATYAELYPDKVGKLVLDGAIDPSASEPEVGRAQAIGFENALKAYLEFCLSGSDCPFSGTVDDALDEISRLLASVDQSPLRGTDGRLVGADTLVTAIIYPLYSADSWPYLNDLFESVMFGEADTALTFADLYNGRSEDGTYLDNSAEAFTAVNCLDYTYQSDVEVMRENAAATAEVAPVIGPYFGFGDLGCINWPYQSDAERAEIHAEGAAPILVIGTTGDPATPYEWAVALAEQLDSGVLITYEGEGHTAYNKSNACVNDAVESYFIDGTVPAGDPKC from the coding sequence ATGATCGACACGACCACCGCCAGACGACGGCGCCGTCCTGAGCCTGTCGAAGGGATGCCGCGTGGCACGCGTGCCGTCGCGATCGTCGGCGCCCTCGCGGCACTGCTCGCCCTGAGCGGCTGCGTGCCCGCGTTCCTGAACCCGCAGCAACCGGTCTCGACGCCGACGGGTGAAGAGGTCTCGGCCGATCTCGAGCCCTTCTACACGCAGGTGCTGAAGTGGGAACGCTGCGGTGACGGCATGGGCTGCACCACGGCGAAGGCGCCCCTCGACTGGAGTGACCCGTCGGCCGGCGAGACCGAACTCGCCCTCGTGCGCCACGTGGCCACGGGAGAGAAGCTCGGCTCACTGCTCGTGAACCCGGGCGGACCCGGCGGCTCGGGATACGACTTCGTGATGGACTCGCTCGACTACGCCGTCGGGCAACCCCTGCAGGAGCGCTTCGACGTCGTCGGATTCGACCCCCGCGGCGTCGGCCGCTCGTCGGGAGTCGCCTGCTACGACGCCCCCGAGATGGACGAGTACCTCTACGGCATCACGCCGGGCGTGCGCGGCAGCGACGAGTGGATCGCCGAGGTCGAATCGACCGAGCGGGCGTTCGGCGAGGCATGCGCCGAGAACACCGGCCCGCTGCTCGGCAACGTCGACACCGAGAGCGCGGCGCGCGACATGGACCTGCTGCGCGCGATCCTCGGCGACGAGGAGCTCAACTACCTCGGGTTCTCGTACGGTACCTTCCTCGGCGCCACCTACGCCGAGCTCTACCCCGACAAGGTCGGCAAGCTCGTGCTCGACGGGGCGATCGACCCCTCGGCGAGCGAGCCCGAGGTTGGGCGGGCACAGGCGATCGGCTTCGAGAACGCCCTGAAGGCCTACCTCGAGTTCTGCCTCTCGGGCAGCGACTGCCCGTTCAGCGGCACGGTCGACGATGCGCTCGACGAGATCAGCCGGCTCCTGGCATCCGTCGACCAGAGTCCGTTGCGCGGCACCGACGGCCGCCTCGTGGGCGCCGACACCCTCGTCACGGCGATCATCTACCCGCTCTACAGCGCGGACTCGTGGCCGTACCTGAACGACCTGTTCGAGTCGGTGATGTTCGGCGAGGCCGACACGGCGCTGACCTTCGCCGACCTCTACAACGGGCGCAGCGAAGACGGCACCTACCTCGACAACTCGGCCGAGGCGTTCACCGCGGTCAACTGCCTCGACTACACGTACCAGTCCGATGTCGAGGTGATGCGCGAGAACGCGGCGGCGACCGCAGAGGTCGCGCCCGTCATCGGCCCGTACTTCGGGTTCGGTGACCTCGGCTGCATCAACTGGCCGTACCAGAGCGACGCCGAACGCGCAGAGATCCACGCGGAGGGCGCCGCGCCGATCCTCGTCATCGGCACGACCGGCGACCCCGCGACGCCGTACGAGTGGGCCGTCGCCCTCGCCGAACAGCTCGACAGCGGGGTGCTCATCACGTACGAGGGCGAGGGGCACACCGCCTACAACAAGTCGAACGCGTGCGTGAACGACGCCGTCGAGTCGTACTTCATCGACGGCACCGTTCCCGCCGGCGACCCGAAATGCTGA
- a CDS encoding CorA family divalent cation transporter — protein sequence MRPFTDQGIEDTMSGTDPAPMPFATVTFTDDGVAQPEAEDPPGENRVWKWLHASNPDQEDAAAMARELGLHPVVAEDLMQGRQPPKLEAFDEQLYLTVWDDVLNEDEPDVRGELFLIIGDRWLLTVQRGAHPTMPDLERILTAAGPVPATSPIAATYRILNSIVQAYVGTAAQIEAELDELETQVFDSNTQEDFVRIYSLRRRIGRIDRAIGGLASALEGGRDHLARLVGEDQTLAPYLRHLYNDTTGVATLAAAQHAALDAAVANHQSNVGYRQNKNMRTISAFAALLAIPTLIAGVYGMNFKNLPLVQWQFGWVVIVATTVVLDLVVYRTFKRRGWL from the coding sequence GTGCGACCCTTCACAGACCAAGGGATCGAGGACACGATGAGCGGGACCGACCCCGCGCCGATGCCATTCGCCACAGTCACCTTCACGGATGATGGTGTTGCTCAGCCGGAGGCTGAGGACCCGCCTGGTGAGAACCGGGTGTGGAAGTGGCTGCATGCATCGAACCCGGACCAAGAAGATGCGGCCGCGATGGCGCGGGAGTTGGGCCTCCATCCTGTTGTCGCCGAGGACCTGATGCAGGGGCGGCAGCCACCGAAGCTCGAAGCCTTCGATGAGCAGCTCTACCTCACGGTCTGGGACGACGTACTGAACGAGGATGAGCCCGACGTGCGCGGTGAACTCTTCCTCATCATCGGTGACCGGTGGTTGCTGACCGTACAGCGGGGGGCCCATCCGACGATGCCGGACCTGGAGCGCATCCTCACAGCAGCCGGTCCAGTCCCGGCGACATCACCGATTGCGGCGACATATCGCATCCTGAACTCGATCGTCCAAGCGTACGTCGGCACCGCGGCGCAGATCGAGGCTGAGCTCGATGAGCTCGAAACGCAGGTCTTCGACAGCAATACACAGGAGGATTTCGTTCGCATCTACAGCCTTCGCCGACGGATAGGCCGGATCGACCGAGCCATCGGGGGCCTCGCCTCGGCACTCGAGGGAGGTCGCGACCACCTCGCAAGGCTCGTCGGAGAAGACCAGACTCTCGCACCGTATCTCCGCCATCTCTACAACGACACCACTGGCGTCGCCACTCTCGCGGCCGCGCAGCATGCGGCATTGGACGCCGCTGTCGCGAACCACCAAAGCAACGTCGGATACCGCCAGAACAAGAACATGCGGACCATTTCCGCGTTCGCTGCGCTGCTGGCGATCCCTACGCTCATCGCAGGTGTCTACGGGATGAACTTCAAGAACCTGCCCTTGGTCCAGTGGCAGTTCGGGTGGGTCGTGATCGTAGCGACGACCGTCGTTCTCGATCTCGTCGTCTACCGCACCTTCAAACGCCGCGGCTGGCTCTAG
- a CDS encoding hydrolase: protein MTIWTCATCAIEHADTATPPAFCAICSDDRQFVPASGQRWTTREELAGTGYRVTTSEIEPGLHGITTEPELGIGQRGLLVQTEAGNLLFEPPGFIDDAGVDAVRRLGGVAAIASSHPHLTGSSIQWSHAFDGVPVYVARKDEAWIRRPDPAIRLWQDRVELLPGLVMLECGGHFAGSSVVHWPAGAEGRGVLLTGDTIAIGADRASVNVMRSFVNNIPLPERAVRRIMNTVLPLEFDRLYGAFGELTARAHDITERSLLRYVSWLRDEVPE, encoded by the coding sequence GTGACGATCTGGACCTGCGCCACGTGCGCGATCGAGCACGCTGACACCGCCACCCCGCCCGCGTTCTGCGCGATCTGTTCCGACGACCGCCAGTTCGTTCCGGCGAGCGGACAGCGGTGGACGACCCGGGAGGAGTTGGCCGGCACGGGCTATCGCGTCACCACATCCGAGATCGAGCCGGGCCTGCACGGCATCACCACGGAACCGGAACTCGGCATCGGGCAGCGCGGGCTGCTCGTGCAGACCGAGGCCGGCAATCTGCTCTTCGAGCCCCCGGGATTCATCGACGACGCGGGAGTGGACGCGGTGCGCCGTCTCGGCGGCGTCGCCGCGATCGCGTCGAGCCATCCGCATCTCACCGGGTCGTCCATCCAGTGGAGCCACGCATTCGACGGGGTGCCGGTCTACGTCGCGCGGAAGGACGAAGCGTGGATCCGGCGACCGGACCCCGCGATCAGGCTCTGGCAGGACCGCGTCGAACTCCTCCCCGGGCTCGTGATGCTCGAATGCGGCGGCCACTTCGCGGGCAGCAGCGTCGTGCACTGGCCGGCTGGAGCCGAGGGCCGAGGGGTGCTCCTGACCGGCGACACGATCGCGATCGGAGCCGATCGCGCATCGGTCAACGTCATGCGCAGCTTCGTGAACAACATCCCGCTCCCGGAACGGGCGGTGCGTCGCATCATGAACACGGTGCTGCCACTGGAATTCGATCGTCTCTACGGCGCCTTCGGCGAGTTGACCGCGCGAGCGCACGACATCACCGAGCGCTCCCTGCTCCGCTATGTCAGCTGGCTCCGCGACGAGGTCCCCGAATGA
- a CDS encoding putative immunity protein has protein sequence MLSPQSLSETDRRLVAAWAAECAERVLGLFEEEAPADDRPRDAIARTRAFARGDLDAAGEIRRRFVAGRAAHAVSSPAAVAAARAAAQAAGVAHMGAHALGAAAYAAKAVGLAVPDRPDAVRDEISWQVEHMTDETKSALRQLPPVGEDTAGPLGSGLLASGILGSTIREIQAAIGSTSPQQSAR, from the coding sequence ATGCTTTCGCCGCAGTCGTTGAGTGAGACCGATCGCCGCCTGGTCGCAGCATGGGCGGCGGAATGCGCCGAGCGGGTCCTGGGCCTGTTCGAGGAGGAGGCCCCTGCAGACGATCGACCGCGTGATGCCATCGCTCGGACTCGGGCGTTCGCTCGCGGTGATCTCGATGCCGCCGGCGAGATACGCCGACGTTTCGTCGCCGGTCGAGCTGCGCACGCGGTGAGTTCTCCCGCGGCAGTGGCGGCCGCGCGGGCCGCCGCACAGGCCGCCGGCGTCGCTCACATGGGCGCGCATGCTCTGGGCGCGGCCGCCTACGCCGCGAAAGCGGTGGGGCTTGCCGTTCCGGATCGACCCGATGCCGTCCGCGATGAGATCTCCTGGCAGGTCGAGCACATGACCGACGAGACGAAGTCCGCCCTTCGACAGCTGCCGCCCGTCGGCGAGGACACCGCGGGCCCGCTCGGCTCGGGACTGCTCGCGTCGGGCATCCTCGGATCGACGATTCGCGAGATCCAGGCCGCCATCGGCAGCACCTCCCCGCAGCAGAGCGCCCGGTAG
- a CDS encoding SGNH/GDSL hydrolase family protein, with product MNGSSRPRFALAAALLAALITLGSVASPALAAPSGKGKPGGGGGNAQLAYAALGDSYAAGLGAGSYLETSCYTSSKGYPALLDADANLALSARPACRGATTADVVSKQVPALPANAVRVTLTVGGNDVGFANVMQNCFVLVNSTCETHIIAGETMVQNGVLAQNVRNAIAAIKAKAPNARVVVTGYPLLFAPTSRYQWATRVNTGTVALNDAIEAAAVLAGAVYVDVEAPFTGHGIGSAAPWINDWSWLRSNDSFHANAAGYQAFAAALRPALK from the coding sequence GTGAACGGGTCGTCGCGGCCGCGGTTCGCACTCGCGGCGGCGCTGCTCGCAGCGCTGATCACCCTCGGCTCGGTCGCGTCGCCGGCACTGGCGGCGCCCTCGGGCAAGGGCAAGCCCGGCGGCGGGGGCGGCAACGCCCAACTCGCCTACGCGGCACTGGGCGACTCCTACGCGGCCGGCCTCGGCGCCGGCAGCTACCTCGAGACGAGCTGCTATACCAGCTCGAAGGGATACCCGGCACTGCTCGACGCCGATGCGAACCTCGCACTCTCCGCTCGACCGGCCTGCCGCGGCGCGACCACGGCCGACGTGGTCTCGAAGCAGGTTCCCGCGCTCCCGGCGAACGCCGTGCGGGTCACGCTCACCGTCGGCGGCAACGATGTCGGCTTCGCGAACGTGATGCAGAACTGCTTCGTGCTCGTGAACAGCACGTGCGAGACGCACATCATCGCGGGCGAGACCATGGTGCAGAACGGTGTGCTCGCCCAGAACGTGCGCAACGCCATCGCGGCGATCAAGGCGAAGGCCCCGAACGCCCGGGTGGTCGTCACGGGATACCCGCTGCTGTTCGCGCCGACCTCGCGCTACCAGTGGGCGACCCGCGTCAACACCGGCACCGTCGCCCTGAACGACGCGATCGAGGCCGCGGCGGTGCTCGCCGGCGCCGTGTACGTCGACGTCGAAGCGCCCTTCACCGGTCACGGCATCGGCAGTGCCGCGCCGTGGATCAACGACTGGAGCTGGCTGCGCTCGAACGACTCGTTCCACGCCAACGCCGCCGGGTACCAGGCCTTCGCGGCCGCCCTGCGCCCGGCGCTCAAGTGA
- a CDS encoding SGNH/GDSL hydrolase family protein encodes MTAVFAWKGRVIGSAAAAIIALVVIPAGIAGPAAAAPPSATSSSPVAKYVALGDSVAAGQGAGGYVDACLRSPSGYPTLLDAAPRTNLLRNPSCSGATIADVAANQLSQVNRGTTLVTLTVGANEVDLTGILAACSIPEPALECLLAVQAAQDYLASGQLTVDIAGLVTAIATRSPGAEVLVTGYAIPFQPGLLPLTDQVNALTAAMNSLIAAGAASAAASGVDAGYVDVTELFAGHGVGSGASWLGENPADPITFLHPNAAGYSAYREALLTASALP; translated from the coding sequence ATGACGGCTGTATTCGCTTGGAAGGGCCGCGTCATCGGCAGTGCCGCCGCGGCCATCATCGCCCTCGTGGTGATCCCCGCGGGGATCGCCGGCCCGGCCGCTGCCGCGCCACCCTCAGCGACGTCGTCGTCGCCCGTCGCCAAGTACGTCGCCCTCGGCGACTCCGTGGCAGCAGGGCAGGGCGCGGGCGGCTATGTCGACGCCTGCCTCAGAAGCCCGAGCGGCTACCCGACGCTCCTCGACGCCGCGCCGCGCACGAACCTGCTGCGCAATCCCTCCTGCAGCGGAGCGACGATCGCGGATGTCGCTGCGAACCAGCTCTCCCAGGTCAACCGCGGCACGACGCTCGTGACCCTCACGGTCGGCGCGAACGAGGTCGACCTGACGGGCATCCTGGCGGCGTGCTCCATCCCGGAGCCCGCCCTGGAGTGCCTGCTCGCCGTACAGGCCGCGCAGGACTACCTCGCCTCCGGGCAGCTGACCGTCGACATCGCGGGGCTCGTCACGGCGATCGCGACGCGCTCCCCCGGGGCGGAGGTCCTCGTGACCGGGTACGCGATCCCGTTCCAGCCGGGGCTGCTCCCCCTCACCGATCAGGTGAACGCGCTCACCGCCGCGATGAACTCGCTCATCGCTGCAGGCGCCGCGAGCGCAGCGGCATCCGGTGTCGACGCAGGGTATGTCGACGTGACCGAGCTGTTCGCCGGTCACGGCGTCGGTTCGGGCGCCTCGTGGCTCGGCGAGAACCCAGCCGACCCGATCACCTTCCTCCACCCGAACGCCGCCGGCTACTCCGCCTATCGCGAAGCGCTCCTCACCGCATCGGCACTGCCGTGA